A stretch of Gossypium hirsutum isolate 1008001.06 chromosome A06, Gossypium_hirsutum_v2.1, whole genome shotgun sequence DNA encodes these proteins:
- the LOC107928087 gene encoding ribonuclease S-7 gives MIIKQLLVFAAAVMLASLVVSVNGSNFAFYKLSLTWPNSVCKITTCKTPIPTYFTIHGLWPTFGNDIPVPPYNPTSNKCNPNPTSPDDIVGELAPIKGELDKKWPNLWVRKTNVDFWKIQWQHHGMCSDYPRDPLDYFKDTLNLAQSKRFDPFKALGVQPSDQTPHLLHTLLENAYKNFGAYPQITCSMPKKGILLLKEIRFCLKRTKKTPPSVVQNCPTNVGDRCTNPLTDYVWLRATPTIFGPHNVTSDLLAST, from the exons ATGATTATTAAGCAATTATTAGTTTTTGCTGCAGCTGTGATGCTAGCAAGCCTGGTAGTGTCAGTTAATGGGAGTAATTTCGCATTTTATAAGCTGAGTTTGACATGGCCGAATTCAGTATGTAAGATAACCACCTGTAAGACACCCATACCCACATATTTCACCATCCATGGCTTATGGCCAACATTTGGCAATGATATCCCGGTTCCTCCTTATAATCCAACTTCTAATAAATGCAATCCTAATCCTACATCTCCAGATGATATTGTG GGCGAATTGGCACCCATTAAAGGTGAATTAGACAAAAAGTGGCCAAACCTTTGGGTGCGCAAAACCAACGTTGATTTTTGGAAAATCCAATGGCAACACCATGGAATGTGCTCTGATTATCCTCGCGATCCTTTGGATTATTTCAAAGATACCTTAAATTTAGCTCAATCCAAACGCTTCGACCCATTCAAAG CTCTGGGAGTTCAACCATCAGATCAAACTCCACATCTATTGCACACTTTATTAGAAAACGCATACAAAAACTTTGGAGCCTATCCTCAAATTACATGCAGCATGCCAAAGAAAGGTATACTTTTGTTGAAGGAGATTCGTTTTTGCCTTAAAAGAACCAAGAAAACACCACCTTCTGTGGTTCAAAATTGCCCCACCAATGTTGGTGATCGATGTACTAACCCTCTCACTGACTATGTTTGGCTTCGTGCAACTCCTACCATTTTTGGCCCTCATAATGTAACTTCGGACTTATTGGCTTCTACTTAG
- the LOC107928085 gene encoding ribonuclease 1 codes for MGIKQFIGYSLLVLASLVVSAQGSDFEFYKLSLIWPSSACYPLSNCTTPLPTFFTIHGLWPTFANDTAVPAYGPNNRCNANPVGPDAAVAKLTPIKDRLNERWPNLRAGVENSVFWRHEWQKHGICSDYYKDPLSYFNDTLNLATSTTFDPFKALGVQPSDTPYLLNTLLQNVYTKMGAYPQISCSQRSGGALYLREIRFCLKRTKKTPPSVVQSCPTTVAGGCKDPLTDNVHFPPAN; via the exons ATGGGTATTAAGCAATTTATAGGTTATTCTTTACTTGTGTTAGCAAGCTTGGTGGTGTCAGCTCAGGGCTctgattttgaattttataaactGAGTCTGATATGGCCAAGTTCTGCATGTTATCCACTCTCCAACTGTACGACTCCATTACCTACTTTCTTTACCATCCATGGGTTATGGCCAACATTTGCCAATGACACAGCAGTTCCTGCTTATGGGCCTAATAATAGATGCAATGCCAATCCTGTTGGTCCCGATGCTGCTGTG GCTAAACTAACACCCATTAAAGACAGACTAAACGAAAGGTGGCCAAACCTTAGGGCAGGGGTTGAAAACTCTGTTTTTTGGAGACATGAATGGCAAAAACATGGGATATGCTCTGATTATTATAAAGATCCTTTGAGTTATTTTAATGATACCTTAAATCTTGCAACTTCCACCACATTCGACCCTTTCAAAG CTTTGGGAGTTCAACCATCAGACACTCCCTATCTTTTAAACACATTGCTACAAAATGTGTACACGAAAATGGGAGCCTATCCTCAAATCTCATGCAGTCAACGATCAGGAGGCGCACTTTATCTGAGAGAGATCCGTTTCTGCCTCAAAAGGACCAAGAAAACGCCACCTTCGGTGGTTCAAAGCTGCCCCACCACAGTTGCCGGTGGATGTAAAGACCCTCTCACCGACAATGTTCACTTTCCCCCTGCCAATTAG